In a genomic window of Streptomyces koelreuteriae:
- a CDS encoding aldo/keto reductase, whose product MEQRHLGRTGLRVSRIGLGTLTWGRDTDEHDAADLMKTFWEAGGTLVDTADVYGDGEAEYLLGRLIDGLVPRRDLVISTKAGSVPDPDRRFDGSRGHLLSALDASLSRLGTDYVDLWHVHAFDPDTPLEETLQALDLAVASGRARYAAVSNFCGWQLAKAATWQLASPGTRTRLAGTQLEYSLLQRGVEREVLPAALDLGIGLLPSSPLGRGVLTGKYRGDTTPLDSRGASEHLAPFVAPYLDDTASRIVDAVTTAADGLAVTPLQVALAWVRDRPGVAAPVVGARNAQQLTAALSVETLSLPDEICRALDDVSAPVHRYPDHDWSTL is encoded by the coding sequence ATGGAGCAGAGGCATCTCGGCCGCACCGGCCTTCGTGTGTCCCGGATCGGGCTCGGCACCCTGACCTGGGGGCGGGACACCGACGAGCACGACGCCGCGGACCTGATGAAGACGTTCTGGGAAGCGGGCGGGACCCTCGTCGACACCGCGGACGTGTACGGCGACGGAGAGGCCGAGTACCTGCTCGGCCGACTCATAGACGGCCTGGTGCCCCGCCGTGACCTGGTCATCTCGACCAAGGCCGGCAGCGTACCGGACCCCGACCGCCGCTTCGACGGCTCCCGCGGACATCTGCTCTCCGCGCTGGACGCCTCGCTCTCCCGCCTCGGCACCGACTACGTCGACCTGTGGCACGTGCACGCCTTCGACCCGGACACCCCGCTGGAGGAGACCCTCCAGGCCCTGGACCTCGCGGTCGCCAGCGGCCGTGCCCGCTATGCCGCCGTCTCCAACTTCTGCGGCTGGCAACTCGCCAAGGCCGCCACCTGGCAGCTCGCCTCCCCCGGCACCCGGACCCGGCTGGCAGGCACACAGTTGGAGTACTCGCTGCTCCAGCGCGGCGTCGAGCGCGAGGTGCTGCCGGCCGCGCTGGACCTCGGCATCGGCCTGCTGCCCTCCTCCCCGCTCGGGCGCGGCGTGCTGACGGGCAAGTACCGGGGCGACACGACGCCCTTGGACTCGCGCGGCGCCTCGGAGCATCTCGCCCCGTTCGTCGCGCCGTACCTCGACGACACCGCGAGCCGCATCGTGGACGCCGTGACGACCGCGGCCGACGGCCTCGCGGTGACGCCGCTCCAGGTCGCCCTGGCGTGGGTCCGCGACCGGCCGGGCGTGGCCGCTCCCGTCGTCGGCGCGCGCAACGCGCAGCAGCTCACGGCCGCGTTGTCAGTGGAGACCCTTAGTCTTCCTGACGAGATCTGCCGGGCGCTCGACGATGTGTCGGCGCCCGTGCACCGCTATCCCGATCACGACTGGAGCACGCTGTGA
- a CDS encoding SCO1664 family protein, whose protein sequence is MSAPERIPPRSVTPPEDPAEPQASAELLARGEITVRGRIRDASNAALYCTVAYDGQEAACVYKPVAGERPLWDFPDGTLAQREVAAYEVSEATGWGLVPPTVLRDGPYGEGMCQLWIEAAPDAELLALVDGEEPEPGWKAIGFAEVGEGRTALLVHADDERLRRLAVLDAVINNADRKGGHLLPTGEGRLYGIDHGVTFNAENKLRTLLWGWAGEPFTPEAADVLEGLRKGLAEGGALTARLEPLITAVEIDAVRARVGALLASGTHPEPSGEWPAIPWPPV, encoded by the coding sequence ATGTCCGCGCCAGAACGGATACCGCCGCGGAGCGTGACACCTCCCGAGGACCCCGCCGAGCCGCAGGCCTCCGCCGAGCTGCTCGCCCGGGGCGAGATCACCGTACGCGGACGCATCCGTGACGCCTCCAACGCCGCCCTGTACTGCACGGTGGCCTACGACGGCCAGGAGGCGGCCTGCGTCTACAAGCCGGTCGCCGGGGAGCGGCCCCTGTGGGACTTCCCCGACGGGACCCTCGCCCAGCGCGAGGTCGCCGCGTACGAAGTCTCCGAGGCGACCGGCTGGGGCCTCGTCCCGCCCACCGTGCTGCGCGACGGCCCCTACGGCGAGGGCATGTGCCAGCTGTGGATCGAGGCGGCGCCGGACGCGGAGCTGCTCGCCCTGGTCGACGGGGAGGAACCGGAGCCGGGCTGGAAGGCGATCGGGTTCGCCGAGGTCGGGGAGGGCCGTACCGCCCTGCTCGTGCACGCCGACGACGAGCGGCTGCGGCGGCTCGCGGTGCTGGACGCCGTGATCAACAACGCCGACCGCAAGGGCGGGCACCTGCTGCCCACCGGCGAGGGGCGGTTGTACGGGATCGACCACGGGGTGACCTTCAACGCCGAGAACAAGCTGCGGACCCTGCTGTGGGGCTGGGCGGGGGAGCCCTTCACCCCGGAGGCCGCCGACGTCCTCGAAGGGCTCAGGAAGGGTCTGGCGGAGGGCGGGGCCCTCACCGCGCGGCTGGAACCGCTGATCACCGCCGTAGAGATCGACGCCGTACGCGCGCGTGTCGGTGCGCTGCTCGCCTCGGGGACGCATCCGGAACCGAGCGGGGAGTGGCCGGCGATTCCCTGGCCACCCGTGTAG
- a CDS encoding histidine phosphatase family protein, translated as MPTLILVRHGRSTANTEGLLAGWTPGVALDERGAAQAAALPGRLAELPLAEIVASPLQRCQETIGPLLEARPELTPHTDERIGECHYGDWSGRKLAELKDEPLMEVVQAHPSAAAFPGGESMRAMQTRAAESVREWNARVERDHGADAVYLMCSHGDIIKSLVAEALGLHLDLFQRISVEPCSITAIRYTRLRPFLVRLGDTGDFTSLVPREEAPGDDAQVGGGAGAP; from the coding sequence ATGCCCACGTTGATCCTCGTCAGGCACGGACGTTCCACCGCGAACACCGAGGGACTGCTCGCCGGCTGGACGCCCGGTGTCGCCCTCGACGAACGCGGCGCCGCGCAGGCCGCCGCGCTGCCCGGACGCCTCGCCGAACTGCCCCTCGCCGAGATCGTCGCCAGCCCGCTCCAGCGCTGCCAGGAGACGATCGGGCCCCTGCTGGAGGCCCGGCCGGAACTGACCCCGCACACCGACGAGCGCATCGGCGAGTGCCACTACGGCGACTGGTCCGGGCGCAAGCTCGCCGAGCTCAAGGACGAGCCCCTGATGGAGGTGGTGCAGGCGCACCCGTCCGCGGCGGCCTTCCCCGGCGGCGAGTCGATGCGGGCCATGCAGACGCGTGCCGCCGAGTCGGTGCGCGAGTGGAACGCGCGCGTGGAGCGCGACCACGGCGCCGACGCCGTCTACCTGATGTGCTCCCACGGCGACATCATCAAGTCGCTCGTCGCCGAGGCACTCGGACTTCATCTGGACCTCTTCCAGCGGATTTCCGTCGAACCGTGTTCCATCACCGCGATCCGTTACACACGACTGCGGCCGTTCCTCGTCCGCCTCGGCGACACCGGCGACTTCACGTCCCTGGTGCCGCGTGAGGAGGCGCCGGGCGACGACGCCCAAGTCGGGGGTGGTGCGGGCGCACCGTGA
- a CDS encoding ferritin-like domain-containing protein has product MLSAKSLFQEILANDESFALFCSIAASGESQGGWENARIAALVPESERELAPKITRHGADEDKHGRIFNALMKKRGLDPVPVPPETDYTMLLEKNGIGLAHEQLGRDERLAVQDIVTYLSHSRVTEQRASEQMDLLRKHFADDPDIGRAVKQISGDEDNHLAYCHEELLRFAYAGHGRAIQRTLRECALAEIRVYRDVSLAVMANMGRILGWSKAKSAVLAAGIHAMYAYERLGGWRRMVSLEMPERRDALGGPASAAPEFA; this is encoded by the coding sequence ATGCTTTCGGCCAAGAGTCTGTTCCAGGAGATCCTCGCCAACGACGAGTCCTTCGCCCTGTTCTGCTCCATCGCCGCGAGCGGCGAGTCCCAGGGCGGCTGGGAGAACGCCCGGATCGCCGCGCTCGTCCCGGAGAGCGAGCGAGAACTCGCCCCCAAGATCACCCGCCACGGTGCCGACGAGGACAAGCACGGGCGGATCTTCAACGCCCTGATGAAGAAGCGCGGCCTCGACCCCGTCCCGGTCCCGCCGGAGACCGACTACACGATGCTCCTGGAGAAGAACGGCATCGGCCTCGCGCACGAGCAGCTGGGGCGTGACGAGCGGCTCGCGGTCCAGGACATCGTCACGTACCTCTCGCACAGCCGGGTCACCGAACAGCGCGCCTCCGAGCAGATGGATCTGCTCCGCAAGCACTTCGCGGACGACCCCGACATCGGCCGCGCGGTCAAGCAGATCTCGGGCGACGAGGACAACCACCTCGCCTACTGCCACGAGGAACTGCTGCGCTTCGCCTACGCGGGGCACGGCCGGGCCATCCAGCGGACCCTGCGCGAGTGCGCGCTCGCCGAGATCCGGGTCTACCGGGACGTCAGCCTCGCGGTCATGGCGAACATGGGGCGCATCCTGGGCTGGTCGAAGGCCAAGTCGGCGGTGCTCGCGGCGGGCATCCACGCGATGTACGCCTACGAACGGCTGGGCGGATGGCGCCGGATGGTGTCCCTGGAGATGCCCGAGCGCCGCGACGCCCTCGGCGGCCCGGCCTCCGCGGCACCCGAGTTCGCCTGA
- a CDS encoding PAC2 family protein, with translation MIELEGVPELVDPVMVAAFEGWNDAGDAASTAVAHIDREWKGEVFAALDAEDYYDFQVNRPTVFMEAGVRKITWPTTRLSVVRVGGDKPRDLVLVRGIEPSMRWRSFCNELLGFAHELGVELVVVLGALLGDTPHTRPVPISGTTSDADLARRMDLEETKYEGPTGIVGVLQEACTHAGVPAVSLWAAVPHYVSQPPNPKATLALLNRLEDLIDVRIPLGELPEDARAWQVGVDQLAAEDSEVAEYVQSLEEARDTAELPEASGEAIAREFERYLRRRDGGGPTASGGHATADGSDSTSYLRDSPSGRTRPPKPPKAGTDDGESSAQPKPGTDDEESSED, from the coding sequence GTGATCGAGCTCGAGGGGGTTCCCGAGCTGGTCGACCCGGTCATGGTGGCCGCGTTCGAGGGCTGGAACGATGCCGGCGACGCCGCCTCCACCGCGGTCGCGCATATCGACAGGGAATGGAAGGGCGAGGTGTTCGCGGCGCTGGACGCCGAGGACTACTACGACTTCCAGGTGAACCGCCCCACGGTGTTCATGGAGGCGGGCGTCCGCAAGATCACCTGGCCGACGACACGGCTGTCGGTGGTCCGGGTCGGCGGGGACAAGCCGCGTGATCTCGTGCTCGTCCGGGGCATCGAACCGTCCATGCGGTGGCGCTCGTTCTGCAACGAACTGCTGGGCTTCGCGCACGAACTGGGCGTGGAGCTGGTGGTGGTCCTGGGCGCCCTGCTCGGCGACACTCCGCACACCCGTCCGGTGCCGATCAGCGGGACGACGTCCGACGCCGACCTGGCCCGCCGCATGGACCTGGAGGAGACCAAGTACGAGGGCCCGACGGGCATCGTGGGCGTCCTCCAGGAGGCCTGCACCCACGCGGGCGTGCCGGCCGTGTCGCTGTGGGCGGCGGTGCCGCACTACGTGTCGCAGCCGCCGAACCCGAAGGCCACGCTGGCTCTCCTGAACCGCCTGGAGGACCTGATCGACGTGCGCATCCCGCTGGGCGAGCTGCCCGAGGACGCGCGCGCCTGGCAGGTGGGCGTGGACCAGCTCGCCGCCGAGGACAGCGAGGTCGCCGAGTACGTCCAGTCGCTGGAGGAGGCCCGGGACACCGCCGAGCTGCCGGAGGCCTCGGGCGAGGCCATCGCGCGCGAGTTCGAGCGTTATCTGAGACGCCGGGACGGCGGCGGACCGACCGCCTCCGGCGGACACGCGACGGCGGACGGCAGCGACAGCACGTCGTATCTGCGGGACAGCCCCAGCGGCCGTACCCGACCGCCGAAGCCGCCCAAGGCGGGCACGGACGACGGGGAGTCCTCGGCCCAGCCCAAGCCGGGCACGGACGACGAGGAGTCGTCGGAGGACTGA
- the mshC gene encoding cysteine--1-D-myo-inosityl 2-amino-2-deoxy-alpha-D-glucopyranoside ligase codes for MHAWPASEVPALPGQGRDLRIHDTATGGLVTLDPGPVARIYVCGITPYDATHLGHAATYNAFDLVQRVWLDTQRQVHYVQNVTDVDDPLLERAQRDGIDWAALAEKETVLFREDMTALRMLPPRQYIGAVEAIPGIVPLVERLRDAGAAYELEGDVYFSVESDPHFGKVSNLDAEAMRLLSAERGGDPERPGKKNPLDPMLWMAAREGEPSWDGGSLGRGRPGWHIECVAIALDHLGMGFDIQGGGSDLAFPHHEMGASHAQALTGEFPMAKAYVHAGMVALDGEKMSKSKGNLVFVSKLRHDGVDPAAIRLALLAHHYRADWEWTDQVLRAAVARLGRWRAAVSRPDGPAAEALVEEIREALANDLDAPAALAAVDRWAALQEESGGTDIGAPGVVSRAVDALLGVAL; via the coding sequence ATGCATGCCTGGCCCGCTTCCGAGGTCCCCGCCCTGCCTGGTCAGGGCCGCGACCTGAGGATCCACGACACCGCGACCGGCGGCCTCGTCACCCTCGACCCCGGTCCCGTCGCCCGTATCTACGTCTGCGGCATCACCCCGTACGACGCCACCCACCTGGGACACGCGGCGACGTACAACGCGTTCGACCTCGTGCAGCGCGTGTGGCTCGACACCCAGCGGCAGGTTCACTACGTCCAGAACGTCACCGACGTCGACGACCCGCTCCTGGAGCGGGCGCAGCGCGACGGCATCGACTGGGCCGCCCTCGCCGAGAAGGAGACGGTCCTCTTCCGCGAGGACATGACGGCCCTGCGGATGCTGCCGCCGCGGCAGTACATAGGAGCCGTCGAGGCGATACCGGGCATCGTCCCGCTCGTCGAGCGGCTGCGGGACGCGGGCGCGGCCTACGAACTCGAAGGGGACGTCTACTTCTCCGTCGAGTCCGACCCGCACTTCGGCAAGGTCTCGAACCTCGACGCCGAGGCGATGCGTCTGCTGTCCGCCGAGCGCGGCGGCGACCCGGAGCGGCCGGGCAAGAAGAACCCCCTCGACCCGATGCTCTGGATGGCGGCCCGTGAGGGCGAGCCGAGCTGGGACGGCGGATCGCTCGGGCGCGGACGGCCCGGCTGGCACATCGAGTGCGTGGCCATCGCCCTCGACCACCTCGGCATGGGCTTCGACATCCAGGGCGGCGGCTCGGACCTCGCCTTCCCGCACCACGAGATGGGCGCCTCGCACGCCCAGGCCCTCACCGGCGAGTTCCCCATGGCCAAGGCGTATGTGCACGCCGGCATGGTCGCCCTCGACGGCGAGAAGATGTCCAAGTCCAAGGGCAACCTGGTCTTCGTCTCCAAGCTGCGGCACGACGGCGTCGACCCGGCCGCCATCCGGCTCGCGCTGCTCGCCCACCACTACCGCGCCGACTGGGAGTGGACCGACCAGGTCCTGCGGGCCGCCGTCGCCCGGCTCGGCCGCTGGCGCGCCGCCGTGTCCCGGCCCGACGGCCCGGCCGCGGAGGCGCTCGTGGAGGAGATCCGCGAGGCCCTCGCGAACGACCTGGACGCCCCGGCCGCGCTCGCCGCGGTCGACCGCTGGGCCGCCCTCCAGGAGGAGAGCGGCGGCACGGACATCGGCGCTCCCGGTGTCGTGTCCCGGGCGGTGGACGCGCTGCTGGGCGTAGCGCTGTAG
- a CDS encoding magnesium and cobalt transport protein CorA, with translation MIVDCAIYRDGHRTEGPEDFSDALGEARTAGGFVWIGLHEPTEREFDHVTREFGLHPLAVEDALKAHQRPKLEVYDDSLFVVLKPVVYEPRSDTVSSGEIMIFLGDAFAVTVRHGEGAPLKAVRNRLEQEPELLGNGPTSVLYAIADATVDHYLDVAIELQADLEGLEAEVFSPLDGGSRNTASRIYDFKRQVLEFRRATGPLALPVSRLAGTAQSGATVPFVDDRARPFFRDVGDHLTRVNESVEGLDRLVSDILSAHLAQMSVRQNDDMRKISAWAAMAAIPTMVAGIYGMNFEHMPELRWEWSYPALVLLMVVLEVLVFRLFKRRGWL, from the coding sequence GTGATCGTCGACTGTGCCATCTACCGCGACGGACACCGGACGGAGGGGCCCGAGGACTTCTCCGACGCCCTGGGTGAGGCCCGTACGGCGGGCGGTTTCGTCTGGATCGGGCTGCACGAGCCGACGGAGCGCGAATTCGACCATGTCACCCGGGAGTTCGGTCTGCACCCGCTGGCCGTCGAGGACGCCCTCAAGGCCCATCAGCGGCCCAAGCTGGAGGTGTACGACGACTCGCTCTTCGTGGTCCTCAAGCCGGTGGTGTACGAGCCGCGCAGCGACACCGTCTCCTCCGGCGAGATCATGATCTTCCTGGGCGACGCGTTCGCCGTCACCGTCCGGCACGGCGAGGGCGCCCCGCTCAAGGCCGTACGCAACCGGCTGGAGCAGGAGCCGGAGCTGCTGGGCAACGGCCCCACGTCCGTGCTGTACGCGATAGCCGACGCCACCGTCGACCACTATCTGGACGTCGCGATCGAGTTGCAGGCCGATCTGGAGGGGCTGGAGGCGGAGGTGTTCTCGCCGCTGGACGGCGGCTCACGGAACACCGCCTCCCGGATCTACGACTTCAAGCGCCAGGTCCTGGAGTTCCGCCGGGCGACCGGACCGCTGGCCTTGCCGGTGAGCCGGCTCGCGGGCACGGCGCAGTCCGGTGCGACGGTGCCGTTCGTGGACGACCGGGCCCGGCCCTTCTTCCGGGACGTCGGCGACCACCTCACACGCGTCAACGAGTCCGTGGAGGGCCTGGACCGGCTGGTGTCGGACATCCTCTCGGCGCATCTGGCGCAGATGAGCGTCCGGCAGAACGACGACATGCGGAAGATCTCCGCGTGGGCGGCCATGGCCGCGATCCCCACGATGGTCGCGGGGATCTACGGCATGAACTTCGAGCACATGCCCGAGCTGCGCTGGGAGTGGTCCTACCCGGCCCTCGTCCTGCTGATGGTCGTCCTGGAGGTGCTGGTGTTCCGGCTGTTCAAGCGCCGGGGGTGGCTGTAG
- a CDS encoding glycerol-3-phosphate dehydrogenase/oxidase, with protein MTTQSTLQSVPALGTHPASGSNPSRAETREQLAKASYDLLVIGGGILGISTAWHAAQSGLRVALVDAGDFAGATSSASSKLLHGGLRYLQTGAVKLVAENHFERRAVSRQVAPHLANPLTFYLPVYKGGPHGAAKLGAGVFAYSALSAFGDGVGHLLSPAKAAQDVPELRTENLKAVAVYGDDQMNDARMALMTVRGAVEAGAVVLNHAEVTGLRFTKGRVTGAELKDRLSGDEFGVSARLVLNATGPWVDHLRKMEDANAAPSIRLSKGAHLVLKRTSPWKAALATPIDKYRITFALPWEDMLLLGTTDEEFEGDPADVSVTEKDISQILDEAAFSVRDQQLSRDLITYSFAGLRVLPGGPGDTSKAKRETVVTEGRGGMLSVAGGKWTTFRHIGRTIMQKLESLPGHPLGDDFEPISSLPKKLPLPGIANPRAVAHRLLTDRPAPGPRMGADTAKHLATHYGSLAFDIARLANDNPELAERVHPDAPEIWAQVAWARDHEWAETQDDVLRRRTTLTIRGLATDDVRAKVQDLLDKK; from the coding sequence ATGACCACTCAGTCCACCCTGCAGTCCGTGCCTGCCCTGGGGACGCACCCGGCCTCCGGCTCGAACCCGAGCCGAGCCGAGACCAGGGAGCAGCTCGCCAAGGCGTCGTACGACCTTCTCGTGATCGGCGGCGGCATCCTGGGCATCTCCACCGCCTGGCACGCCGCGCAGTCCGGCCTCAGGGTGGCTCTGGTCGACGCCGGCGACTTCGCCGGCGCGACATCCTCCGCCTCCTCCAAGCTGCTCCACGGCGGTCTGCGCTACCTGCAGACCGGCGCGGTGAAGCTGGTGGCGGAGAACCACTTCGAGCGCCGTGCGGTCTCCCGCCAGGTGGCCCCCCACCTGGCGAACCCGCTCACCTTCTACCTCCCCGTGTACAAGGGCGGGCCGCACGGCGCGGCGAAGCTCGGGGCGGGCGTCTTCGCCTACTCCGCGCTCTCCGCCTTCGGTGACGGCGTCGGACACCTGCTCTCGCCGGCCAAGGCCGCGCAGGACGTCCCGGAGCTGCGCACCGAGAACCTCAAGGCCGTGGCCGTGTACGGCGACGACCAGATGAACGACGCGCGCATGGCGCTGATGACGGTCCGCGGCGCCGTGGAGGCGGGCGCGGTCGTCCTCAACCACGCCGAGGTGACGGGCCTGCGCTTCACCAAGGGCCGTGTCACGGGCGCCGAGCTGAAGGACCGCCTCTCGGGCGACGAGTTCGGCGTCAGCGCCCGGCTGGTCCTGAACGCGACCGGCCCGTGGGTCGACCACCTGCGCAAGATGGAGGACGCGAACGCCGCGCCGTCCATCCGGCTGTCGAAGGGCGCGCACCTGGTCCTGAAGCGCACCTCCCCCTGGAAGGCCGCGCTCGCCACCCCGATCGACAAGTACCGCATCACGTTCGCCCTCCCCTGGGAGGACATGCTGCTCCTCGGCACCACCGACGAGGAGTTCGAGGGCGACCCGGCGGATGTCTCGGTCACCGAGAAGGACATATCCCAGATCCTCGACGAGGCCGCCTTCTCCGTCCGCGACCAGCAGCTCAGCCGCGACCTCATCACCTACTCCTTCGCGGGCCTGCGGGTGCTGCCGGGCGGCCCCGGCGACACCTCCAAGGCCAAGCGGGAGACGGTCGTCACCGAGGGCCGGGGCGGCATGCTGTCCGTCGCGGGCGGCAAGTGGACCACCTTCCGGCACATCGGCCGGACGATCATGCAGAAGCTGGAGTCGCTGCCGGGCCACCCCCTGGGCGACGACTTCGAGCCGATCAGCTCGCTGCCGAAGAAGCTGCCGCTGCCCGGCATCGCCAACCCGCGCGCGGTCGCCCACCGGCTGCTCACCGACCGCCCGGCGCCCGGCCCCCGCATGGGAGCCGACACCGCCAAGCACCTGGCCACGCACTACGGCTCGCTGGCGTTCGACATCGCCCGCCTGGCCAACGACAACCCGGAGCTCGCCGAGCGCGTGCACCCGGACGCCCCGGAGATCTGGGCGCAGGTCGCCTGGGCCCGGGACCACGAGTGGGCCGAGACGCAGGACGACGTGCTGCGCCGCCGGACGACGCTGACGATCCGGGGCCTGGCCACGGACGACGTCCGCGCCAAGGTCCAGGACCTGCTCGACAAGAAGTAG
- a CDS encoding DUF3090 domain-containing protein, producing MSRQVFLYDHPERFVAGTVGLPGRRSFFLQASAGTRVTSVALEKTQVAALAERMDELLDEVVRRSGGSASVPAVAPTEINDSAPLDTPVEEEFRVGTMALAWDGDEQLMIVEAQALVELDADSEEDLAEAEERLLQDEENGPPMLRVRLTGAQARAFAKRALDVVNAGRPPCPLCSLPLDPEGHVCPRQNGYRRGA from the coding sequence GTGTCCCGTCAGGTGTTCCTCTACGACCATCCGGAGCGTTTTGTGGCCGGTACGGTCGGGCTGCCCGGGCGCCGTTCGTTCTTCCTCCAGGCTTCGGCCGGCACCCGGGTGACCAGCGTGGCCCTGGAGAAGACCCAGGTCGCCGCGCTCGCCGAGCGCATGGACGAGCTCCTCGACGAGGTCGTACGCCGTAGCGGAGGAAGCGCCTCCGTCCCCGCCGTCGCACCGACGGAGATCAACGACAGCGCCCCGCTGGACACCCCCGTCGAGGAGGAGTTCCGGGTCGGCACCATGGCGCTCGCCTGGGACGGCGACGAGCAGCTCATGATCGTCGAGGCGCAGGCGCTCGTCGAGCTCGACGCCGACTCCGAGGAGGACCTCGCCGAGGCCGAGGAGCGGCTGCTCCAGGACGAGGAGAACGGGCCGCCGATGCTGCGGGTCCGGCTCACCGGCGCGCAGGCGAGGGCCTTCGCCAAGCGCGCCCTCGACGTCGTCAACGCCGGGCGGCCGCCGTGCCCGCTGTGCAGCCTCCCGCTCGACCCGGAAGGACACGTATGTCCGCGCCAGAACGGATACCGCCGCGGAGCGTGA
- a CDS encoding FadR/GntR family transcriptional regulator, protein MAVTDEAIEKIKGMIVSGALRPGDRLPKESELAADLGLSRNSLREAVRALSLIRILDVRQGDGTYVTSLDPQLLLEAMSFVVDFHRDDTVLEFLAVRRILEPAATAMAALRISEQQLDALTAQLDKLGDAPSVEDLVACDLEFHRGIVHSSGNSVLCSLLDGLSGPTTRARIWRGLTQEDAVGRTLREHRAILAALRDRDAEAARSWATVHIASVEQWLRSTL, encoded by the coding sequence ATGGCAGTCACCGACGAGGCGATCGAGAAGATCAAGGGAATGATCGTCTCCGGGGCGCTGCGCCCGGGCGACCGGCTGCCCAAGGAGAGCGAACTCGCCGCCGACCTCGGCCTGTCCCGCAACTCCCTGCGGGAGGCCGTCCGCGCGCTGTCGCTCATCCGGATCCTGGACGTCCGCCAGGGCGACGGCACCTATGTGACGAGCCTCGATCCGCAACTCCTGCTGGAGGCCATGAGCTTCGTCGTGGACTTCCACCGCGACGACACGGTCCTGGAGTTCCTCGCCGTACGCCGCATCCTGGAGCCGGCCGCGACGGCCATGGCCGCGCTGCGGATCAGCGAGCAGCAGCTGGACGCGCTCACGGCCCAGCTCGACAAGCTCGGCGACGCCCCGTCCGTGGAGGATCTCGTCGCCTGCGACCTGGAGTTCCACCGGGGCATCGTGCACAGCTCGGGCAACTCCGTGCTGTGCTCGCTGCTCGACGGGCTGTCCGGCCCCACCACCCGGGCCCGGATCTGGCGGGGCCTCACCCAGGAGGACGCCGTGGGCCGCACCCTGCGCGAGCACCGGGCGATCCTCGCCGCCCTGCGCGACCGGGACGCCGAGGCGGCGCGCTCGTGGGCGACCGTGCACATCGCGAGCGTGGAGCAGTGGCTGCGCTCCACGCTGTGA
- a CDS encoding LLM class F420-dependent oxidoreductase has protein sequence MQLGINLGYWGAGMDADNLAVAQEADRLGYAVCWAAEAYGSDAATVLTWVAAQTERIDVGSAIFQIPARQPAMTAMTAATLDSLSGGRFRLGLGVSGPQVSEGWYGVKFDKPLARTREYVDIIRKAMTRERLSYEGQHWTLPLPGGPGKPLKLTVHPQREHIPLYIAAIGPKNLEQTGEIADGALLIFPSADHLEDTAIQYLRAGREKAGKTLDGFDICPTLPLALGEDKDVAVLADTFRPYTALYVGGMGSRKQNFYNQLAQRMGYEKEAAEIQDKYLSGDKQGAAAAVPHDLIDKTTLLGSVERIADRMKAYAEAGVTTLTLAPAGFTLDERIASLRAGSEALERAGLA, from the coding sequence ATGCAGCTCGGTATCAACCTCGGCTACTGGGGTGCCGGCATGGACGCCGACAATCTGGCCGTCGCCCAGGAGGCCGACCGGCTCGGATACGCCGTCTGCTGGGCCGCCGAGGCCTATGGATCCGACGCCGCCACCGTACTGACCTGGGTCGCCGCCCAGACCGAACGGATCGACGTCGGCTCCGCGATCTTCCAGATCCCGGCCCGCCAGCCCGCGATGACCGCCATGACGGCCGCCACCCTCGACTCGCTCTCCGGCGGCCGCTTCCGGCTCGGCCTCGGCGTCTCCGGCCCGCAGGTCTCCGAGGGCTGGTACGGCGTCAAGTTCGACAAGCCGCTGGCACGCACGCGTGAGTACGTCGACATCATCCGCAAGGCCATGACGCGCGAGCGTCTGTCGTACGAGGGACAGCACTGGACGCTGCCGCTGCCCGGCGGCCCGGGCAAGCCCCTCAAGCTGACCGTGCACCCGCAGCGCGAGCACATCCCGCTCTACATCGCCGCGATCGGCCCGAAGAACCTCGAGCAGACCGGTGAGATCGCCGACGGCGCCCTGCTGATCTTCCCCTCCGCCGACCACCTCGAGGACACGGCGATCCAGTATCTGCGGGCCGGCCGTGAGAAGGCGGGCAAGACCCTCGACGGCTTCGACATCTGCCCGACCCTGCCCCTGGCCCTCGGCGAGGACAAGGACGTGGCCGTGCTCGCCGACACCTTCCGCCCCTACACCGCGCTGTACGTCGGCGGCATGGGCAGCCGCAAGCAGAACTTCTACAACCAGCTCGCCCAGCGCATGGGCTACGAGAAGGAAGCCGCCGAGATCCAGGACAAGTACCTGTCCGGCGACAAGCAGGGCGCGGCGGCCGCCGTGCCGCACGACCTGATCGACAAGACGACCCTGCTCGGTTCCGTGGAGCGCATCGCGGACCGGATGAAGGCTTACGCGGAAGCCGGTGTCACCACCCTGACCCTGGCTCCGGCGGGCTTCACGCTCGACGAGCGGATCGCGTCCCTGCGCGCCGGCAGCGAGGCCCTGGAGCGCGCCGGGCTCGCCTAG